In Nocardia yunnanensis, one DNA window encodes the following:
- a CDS encoding NUDIX hydrolase, whose amino-acid sequence MVSEVIAESQPAAPVKDASTVVLVRDGAHGPEVFLQRRVGSMAFAAGMTVFPGGGVDPSDAAVALDWAGPEPAWWAARFGGIDAGRAQALVCAAVRETFEECGVLLAGPTADTVVSDTAVYAEARAQLERRELSFAEFLTRERLVLRADLLRPWDNWITPVVEPRRYDTRFFVAVLPRGQRADGATSEAEIVTWCTPAEAIARWHEGLDVLLPPTWTQLTALREFASTAEIFAAERAIEPIMPVYDPSGGGPALAFPHADRYFAELPEKSRIRGSQRPE is encoded by the coding sequence ATGGTGAGCGAAGTTATCGCGGAATCTCAGCCCGCCGCGCCGGTCAAGGACGCGTCCACGGTCGTCCTGGTGCGCGACGGCGCGCACGGGCCCGAGGTCTTTCTGCAGCGCCGCGTCGGCAGCATGGCCTTCGCCGCCGGCATGACCGTCTTCCCCGGCGGCGGCGTCGACCCCTCGGACGCCGCGGTGGCCCTGGACTGGGCCGGCCCCGAACCGGCGTGGTGGGCAGCGCGTTTCGGCGGCATCGACGCGGGCCGCGCGCAGGCGCTGGTGTGCGCCGCCGTCCGCGAGACCTTCGAGGAATGCGGTGTGCTGCTGGCCGGACCCACCGCCGACACCGTCGTCAGCGACACCGCGGTCTACGCCGAGGCCCGCGCCCAGCTGGAACGCCGTGAACTGTCCTTCGCCGAATTCCTCACCCGCGAGCGCCTGGTGCTGCGCGCCGATCTGCTGCGCCCCTGGGACAACTGGATCACCCCCGTGGTCGAACCCCGCCGCTACGACACCCGCTTCTTCGTCGCCGTGCTCCCGCGGGGCCAGCGCGCCGACGGCGCGACCAGCGAGGCCGAGATCGTCACCTGGTGCACGCCGGCCGAGGCCATCGCCCGCTGGCACGAGGGTCTGGACGTGCTGCTGCCGCCCACCTGGACCCAGCTCACCGCGTTGCGCGAATTCGCCTCCACCGCCGAGATTTTCGCCGCCGAGCGCGCGATCGAGCCGATCATGCCGGTCTACGACCCGTCCGGCGGCGGTCCCGCCCTGGCCTTCCCGCACGCCGACCGCTATTTCGCCGAGCTGCCCGAGAAGTCGCGCATCCGTGGTTCGCAACGACCGGAGTAG
- a CDS encoding MoaF-related domain-containing protein: MVRSIGVLAILALAATGCVADPPAAQQVSKSHAAETLGKAAVPADLNGKTVQLTYDSGSGGTITFSADGRTLTYTSAGTGRQTSTPVAVEPIEAGIFLVTWTDDTGAVVSQVQDYRTGKVEGTWTRHDAAGQAVFETRTGSVHFTD; the protein is encoded by the coding sequence TTGGTCCGGAGCATCGGTGTCCTGGCGATTCTCGCCCTCGCCGCCACCGGCTGTGTCGCCGATCCACCGGCCGCCCAGCAGGTTTCGAAATCCCACGCCGCGGAGACGTTGGGCAAGGCGGCGGTGCCCGCGGACCTGAACGGCAAGACGGTACAGCTCACCTACGATTCCGGCTCGGGCGGAACCATCACCTTCTCCGCCGACGGCCGCACCCTCACCTATACGTCCGCGGGCACCGGACGCCAGACCAGCACGCCGGTCGCGGTCGAGCCCATCGAGGCGGGCATCTTCCTGGTTACCTGGACCGACGACACCGGCGCGGTGGTCAGTCAGGTACAGGACTATCGCACCGGCAAGGTCGAGGGCACCTGGACCCGGCACGATGCCGCCGGTCAGGCGGTATTCGAAACCCGCACCGGATCGGTCCATTTCACGGATTGA
- a CDS encoding ABC transporter ATP-binding protein, translated as MDPVPQPDPDLLIDFSDVTVRRSGHTLVGPVTWQVELDERWVVLGPNGAGKTSLLRMAAAEMHPTSGVANLLGETLGRVDINELRPRIGISSAAVASRVPLDEKVADLVVSAGYAVMGRWRERYDDMDNDRAVDILESLGAEHLSDRTYGTLSEGERKRVLIARALMTDPELLLLDEPAAGLDLGGREELVERLGDLAADPDAPATVLVTHHVEEIPPGFTHGMLLNEGSVVAQGLLTDVLTSENLSEAFRQSIQLDRIDGRYFARRAQRFGRHRNR; from the coding sequence ATGGACCCCGTGCCGCAACCGGATCCCGATCTGCTCATCGATTTCAGCGACGTCACCGTCCGACGTTCCGGACATACCCTCGTCGGTCCGGTCACCTGGCAGGTGGAACTGGACGAACGCTGGGTGGTGCTCGGCCCCAACGGAGCCGGGAAGACCTCCCTGCTGCGGATGGCCGCCGCCGAGATGCATCCCACCTCCGGCGTCGCCAACCTGCTCGGCGAGACGCTGGGCCGGGTCGACATCAACGAACTACGCCCGCGCATCGGCATTTCCTCGGCGGCCGTCGCCAGCCGCGTGCCGCTCGACGAGAAAGTCGCCGACCTGGTGGTGTCGGCCGGCTACGCGGTGATGGGCCGCTGGCGTGAGCGCTACGACGATATGGACAACGACCGCGCCGTCGACATTCTGGAAAGCCTGGGCGCGGAACATCTTTCCGACCGCACCTACGGCACCCTGTCCGAAGGCGAGCGCAAACGCGTCCTCATCGCCCGCGCGCTGATGACCGATCCGGAACTGCTGCTGCTCGACGAGCCCGCCGCCGGTCTGGATCTCGGCGGCCGCGAGGAACTGGTGGAGCGCCTCGGCGATCTGGCCGCCGATCCCGACGCCCCCGCCACCGTGCTGGTCACCCATCACGTGGAGGAGATCCCGCCCGGCTTCACCCACGGCATGCTGCTCAACGAGGGCAGCGTGGTGGCGCAGGGCCTGCTCACCGACGTGCTCACCTCCGAGAACCTGAGTGAGGCGTTCCGCCAATCGATTCAGCTCGATCGCATCGACGGACGCTACTTCGCGCGCCGGGCACAGCGTTTCGGTAGGCACCGCAACCGCTGA
- a CDS encoding aminoacyl-tRNA hydrolase — protein sequence MSSIESSVDAGFAARHAELARGYGGGGDPADPALVQAMQMVLHIPKNDPPGRGALLAAAASAVVALCLDERVGPGGEWEERYLTWKRSRIRKVARRARGAQWLAAQEVDGVTVEFEGAQARAFVPGPVGAIDPRIKRLQISGTELPEAEPIAIDPESPVLWVNAELGMTVGKAAAQVGHASMLLAGALPVARAYAWAAQGFRCTVADADPGQWSELRRRVAQGSAVAVRDAGFTEVAPGSTTVIAVPVPGLSQ from the coding sequence TTGTCCAGCATCGAATCCTCCGTCGATGCCGGATTCGCGGCGAGACACGCGGAACTGGCACGAGGCTACGGCGGCGGGGGAGACCCGGCGGATCCCGCTCTCGTGCAAGCGATGCAGATGGTTCTGCACATTCCCAAGAACGATCCGCCCGGCCGCGGTGCGCTGCTGGCCGCCGCCGCCTCCGCCGTGGTGGCTCTGTGCCTGGACGAACGCGTCGGCCCCGGCGGCGAATGGGAGGAGCGCTATCTCACCTGGAAGCGTTCGCGCATCCGCAAGGTGGCCCGCCGCGCCCGTGGCGCGCAGTGGCTGGCCGCGCAGGAAGTGGACGGCGTCACAGTCGAATTCGAGGGCGCACAGGCCCGCGCCTTCGTCCCCGGACCGGTCGGCGCTATCGATCCCCGCATCAAGCGCCTGCAGATCAGCGGGACCGAATTGCCCGAAGCCGAACCGATCGCAATCGATCCGGAATCTCCCGTGCTGTGGGTGAACGCGGAATTGGGTATGACTGTAGGGAAGGCCGCGGCACAGGTGGGGCACGCCAGCATGTTGCTGGCGGGCGCGCTGCCCGTGGCGCGGGCGTATGCCTGGGCGGCACAGGGTTTCCGGTGCACCGTCGCGGACGCGGATCCCGGCCAATGGTCGGAGCTGCGGCGACGGGTCGCCCAGGGCAGCGCGGTGGCGGTGCGCGATGCCGGTTTCACGGAGGTGGCCCCGGGGTCGACGACGGTGATCGCGGTGCCGGTTCCTGGCTTGTCGCAGTAG
- a CDS encoding protease inhibitor I42 family protein, with amino-acid sequence MRLPLLVLLAGITVTACGHANPNEAQPLSATSVAVTTAVQATSGDHPALTVGADSDGQDLQLVAGQGLIVTLEANPTTGYAWVLGTLDQAVVKQNGSPEYQQDPNPDGMVGVGGKSVSNFVAVGPGVTQLVLEYKRAWEQGIEPAKRFTLNLTVH; translated from the coding sequence GTGCGTCTGCCCCTGCTGGTGTTGCTGGCCGGAATCACCGTCACCGCCTGCGGCCACGCCAATCCGAATGAGGCGCAACCGCTCTCGGCCACCAGCGTCGCCGTCACCACCGCCGTGCAGGCCACCTCCGGCGACCACCCGGCCCTGACGGTCGGCGCCGACTCCGACGGCCAGGACCTCCAGCTGGTCGCCGGCCAGGGCTTGATCGTCACCCTGGAGGCCAACCCGACCACCGGATACGCCTGGGTGCTGGGCACTCTCGACCAGGCCGTCGTCAAACAGAACGGTTCGCCCGAATACCAGCAGGACCCCAATCCGGACGGCATGGTCGGCGTCGGCGGCAAGTCGGTGTCGAACTTCGTGGCGGTCGGCCCCGGCGTGACCCAGCTGGTTCTGGAATACAAGCGGGCCTGGGAGCAAGGAATCGAGCCCGCCAAACGTTTCACCCTGAACCTGACGGTTCACTAG
- the serB gene encoding phosphoserine phosphatase SerB has protein sequence MSSSDTTVLVTVTGPDKPGVTSVLLAALANNGVSLLDVEQVVIRGRLTLGVLVSCPTDPEALQDQLEDAMASIGMNVDVEIGASAVSGAKLSTHAVVVLGSPVTARAFSAIARKLAAQRVNIDSIRGIADYPVTGLELMVTVPTSGAEAETELRTALSAVAAKQSVDVAVERAGLARRAKRLIVFDVDSTLIQGEVIEMLAAHAGVEDEVRKVTEAAMRGEIDFAESLRQRVATLAGLDASVIDEVADRIELTPGARTTIRTLRRLGFRCGVVSGGFRQVIEPLAHELELDFVQANTLEIRDGKLTGAVVGEIVDRAAKAVMLRRFAAETGVPMEQTVAVGDGANDIDMLNAAGLGIAFNAKPALREVADAALSHPFLDAVLFILGVTRDEVEAADARDGGIRRVPLAQ, from the coding sequence TTGTCCTCGTCTGACACGACGGTCCTGGTCACGGTTACCGGACCCGACAAGCCGGGCGTCACATCGGTACTCCTCGCCGCCCTGGCGAACAACGGCGTCAGCCTGCTCGACGTGGAACAGGTCGTCATCCGGGGACGCCTGACGCTGGGTGTGCTGGTCTCCTGTCCCACCGATCCCGAAGCCCTGCAGGATCAACTCGAGGACGCCATGGCCTCGATCGGCATGAACGTGGACGTGGAGATCGGCGCGAGCGCGGTCTCGGGCGCGAAGTTGTCCACCCACGCGGTCGTGGTGCTCGGCTCTCCGGTGACCGCCCGCGCCTTCAGCGCCATCGCGCGCAAACTCGCCGCCCAGCGGGTGAACATCGACTCCATTCGCGGCATCGCCGACTATCCGGTGACGGGTCTCGAACTGATGGTCACCGTCCCCACGAGCGGCGCGGAGGCCGAAACCGAACTGCGCACCGCCTTGTCGGCCGTCGCCGCCAAACAGAGCGTCGATGTCGCCGTGGAACGCGCGGGCCTGGCGCGACGGGCCAAGCGCCTCATCGTCTTCGACGTGGACTCCACCCTCATCCAGGGCGAGGTCATCGAAATGCTGGCCGCCCACGCCGGCGTCGAGGACGAGGTCCGCAAGGTCACCGAGGCCGCCATGCGCGGTGAGATCGACTTCGCCGAATCCCTGCGGCAGCGGGTGGCCACCCTGGCCGGACTGGACGCCTCGGTCATCGACGAGGTCGCCGATCGCATCGAGCTCACCCCTGGCGCCCGCACCACCATTCGCACCCTGCGCCGCTTGGGTTTCCGCTGCGGCGTCGTCTCCGGCGGCTTCCGCCAGGTCATCGAACCGCTCGCGCACGAACTGGAATTGGACTTCGTGCAGGCCAACACCCTCGAGATCCGCGACGGCAAACTGACCGGCGCGGTGGTCGGCGAAATCGTGGACCGGGCCGCCAAGGCCGTGATGCTGCGCCGCTTCGCCGCCGAGACCGGCGTCCCGATGGAGCAGACCGTCGCGGTCGGCGACGGCGCCAACGACATCGACATGCTCAACGCCGCCGGCCTGGGTATCGCGTTCAACGCCAAGCCCGCGCTGCGCGAGGTCGCCGACGCCGCGCTCTCGCACCCCTTCCTGGACGCCGTGCTGTTCATCCTGGGTGTGACCCGCGACGAGGTCGAGGCCGCCGACGCGCGTGACGGGGGTATCCGGCGCGTGCCGTTGGCGCAGTAG
- the ctaD gene encoding cytochrome c oxidase subunit I, with amino-acid sequence MTAVEPRPASLVEAARPYPQRTGPKGSFIYKMVTTTDPKVLGVMYLVTAMSFFLVGGIMALLMRAELARPGMQFLSPEQFNQLFTMHGTIMLLFYATAIVFGFANIVLPLQIGAPDVAFPRLNAFSYWLYLFGGTMATAGFITPGGAADFGWTAYAPLSDIVHSPGVGGDLWILGLAVSGLGTILGGVNMLTTVVCLRCPGMTMFRMPIFTWNIAVTSVLVLLAFPLLTAALFGLAYDRHLGGHIYDPANGGVLLYQHLFWYFGHPEVYIIALPFFGIVSEIFPVFSRKPIFGYTTLVYATLGIAALSIAVWAHHMYATGAVLLPYFSFMTFLIAVPTGVKFFNWIGTMWRGQLTFETPMLWSVGFLVTFLFGGLSGVILAAPPIDFHVSDTYFVVAHFHYVLFGTIVFATFAGIYFWFPKITGRMMDERLGKWHFWATFVGFHTTFLVQHWLGNMGMPRRYADYLPSDGFTTLNTISTIGAFILGASMLPFIWNVFKSYRYGEVVTVDDPWGYGNSLEWATSCPPPRHNFYELPRIRSERPAFELHYPHMVERMRAEAHVGWGSKSHHVAELEKVSN; translated from the coding sequence GTGACTGCCGTAGAACCGCGGCCGGCCAGCCTTGTGGAGGCGGCTCGGCCCTATCCGCAAAGGACAGGTCCGAAGGGCTCGTTCATCTACAAGATGGTCACCACGACGGACCCGAAGGTTCTCGGCGTCATGTACCTGGTGACGGCCATGTCCTTCTTCCTCGTCGGCGGCATCATGGCGCTGCTCATGCGCGCCGAGCTGGCCCGGCCGGGCATGCAGTTCCTCTCGCCCGAGCAGTTCAACCAGCTGTTCACCATGCACGGCACGATCATGCTGCTGTTCTATGCGACCGCGATCGTGTTCGGCTTCGCCAACATCGTCCTGCCGCTGCAGATCGGCGCGCCCGACGTCGCCTTCCCGCGCCTGAACGCCTTCAGCTACTGGCTGTACCTGTTCGGCGGCACCATGGCGACCGCCGGCTTCATCACCCCCGGTGGCGCCGCCGACTTCGGCTGGACCGCCTACGCCCCGCTCTCGGACATCGTGCACTCGCCCGGCGTCGGCGGCGACCTGTGGATTCTGGGTCTGGCCGTCTCCGGTCTGGGCACCATCCTCGGTGGCGTCAACATGCTCACCACCGTGGTCTGCCTGCGCTGCCCCGGTATGACCATGTTCCGGATGCCGATCTTCACCTGGAACATCGCCGTCACCTCGGTGCTGGTGCTGCTGGCCTTCCCGCTGCTGACCGCGGCGCTGTTCGGCCTGGCCTACGACCGCCACCTGGGCGGCCACATCTACGACCCGGCCAATGGCGGTGTCCTGCTCTACCAGCACCTGTTCTGGTACTTCGGCCACCCCGAGGTGTACATCATCGCGCTGCCGTTCTTCGGCATCGTGTCGGAGATCTTCCCGGTCTTCAGCCGCAAGCCGATCTTCGGTTACACCACCCTGGTCTACGCGACGCTCGGTATCGCGGCGCTGTCGATCGCGGTGTGGGCGCACCACATGTACGCGACCGGCGCCGTGCTGCTGCCGTACTTCTCGTTCATGACCTTCCTGATCGCGGTCCCGACCGGTGTGAAGTTCTTCAACTGGATCGGCACCATGTGGCGTGGTCAGCTCACCTTCGAAACCCCGATGCTCTGGTCGGTCGGCTTCCTGGTGACCTTCCTCTTCGGTGGTCTGTCGGGTGTCATCCTGGCCGCCCCGCCGATCGACTTCCACGTGTCCGACACCTACTTCGTGGTGGCGCACTTCCACTACGTGCTCTTCGGCACCATCGTGTTCGCCACCTTCGCGGGCATCTACTTCTGGTTCCCGAAGATCACCGGCCGCATGATGGACGAGCGGCTGGGCAAGTGGCACTTCTGGGCCACCTTCGTCGGCTTCCACACCACGTTCCTGGTGCAGCACTGGCTGGGCAACATGGGCATGCCGCGCCGCTACGCCGACTACCTCCCGTCGGACGGCTTCACCACCCTGAACACCATCTCCACCATCGGCGCCTTCATCCTGGGCGCGTCGATGCTGCCGTTCATCTGGAACGTCTTCAAGTCCTACCGCTACGGCGAGGTCGTGACCGTCGACGATCCGTGGGGCTACGGCAATTCCCTGGAGTGGGCGACCTCCTGCCCGCCGCCGCGGCACAACTTCTACGAGCTGCCGCGAATCCGTTCGGAGCGTCCGGCTTTCGAGCTGCACTACCCGCACATGGTCGAGCGCATGCGCGCCGAGGCCCACGTGGGCTGGGGCTCGAAGTCCCATCACGTGGCCGAGTTGGAGAAGGTCTCCAACTAG
- a CDS encoding iron-siderophore ABC transporter substrate-binding protein, whose product MPVRESASTRNTFATASSVAAAILLTVGLSAGCAKTDDNSANIVRTTTNIAGAAVVGIERDTSKACPLPSSPDAVSGTRSVTHAAGTSEVPADPKRIVVLSTAALDATCALGLWERVVGATTVAGPTPQPSYLGTGVDVIPAVGAADSPDPAKIAELKPDLIIGPATDNNRYGALQAIAPTVLVGDDNGWQATFTGFAEAMDRKNAGTQALADYRAAAKDAGNAVQASLTQASVIRFDPNQIQVQGGNSFAGQVLGDAGVQRPAAQRGDSFDVTTLSAESDRNKLEGDIIFLSFAGADGLEYGKSVMTADDWKKLACVSDRREFAVDDTIWHGNGLTAARALLDDMRLNLNGYVTD is encoded by the coding sequence ATGCCGGTGCGCGAGTCCGCTTCCACCCGAAACACGTTCGCCACAGCCAGCTCGGTCGCTGCCGCGATCTTGCTCACAGTCGGTCTATCGGCCGGATGCGCCAAGACCGATGACAATTCCGCGAACATCGTGCGCACCACCACGAATATCGCGGGGGCCGCGGTGGTCGGGATCGAACGGGACACCAGCAAGGCGTGCCCGTTGCCGAGCAGTCCGGATGCGGTGTCCGGCACCAGGAGCGTGACGCACGCGGCCGGCACCTCGGAGGTTCCGGCCGATCCCAAGCGCATCGTGGTGCTGTCGACCGCCGCGCTGGATGCCACCTGCGCGCTGGGACTCTGGGAGCGGGTCGTCGGCGCGACCACCGTCGCCGGCCCCACGCCGCAGCCCTCCTACCTGGGCACCGGCGTCGACGTGATCCCCGCTGTCGGCGCCGCCGACAGCCCCGACCCGGCGAAAATCGCTGAGCTGAAACCGGATCTGATCATCGGCCCCGCCACCGACAACAATCGCTACGGCGCATTGCAGGCCATCGCGCCGACCGTCCTGGTCGGTGACGACAACGGCTGGCAGGCCACCTTCACCGGCTTCGCCGAGGCGATGGACCGCAAGAACGCGGGCACCCAGGCACTGGCCGACTACCGCGCCGCCGCCAAGGACGCGGGCAACGCCGTGCAGGCGTCCCTGACCCAGGCCTCGGTGATTCGCTTCGACCCCAACCAGATTCAGGTGCAGGGCGGCAACAGCTTCGCCGGCCAGGTCCTCGGCGACGCCGGCGTCCAGCGCCCCGCCGCCCAGCGCGGCGACTCCTTCGACGTCACCACCCTGTCCGCCGAGTCCGACCGCAACAAACTCGAAGGCGACATCATCTTCCTCTCCTTCGCCGGCGCGGACGGCCTCGAGTACGGCAAATCCGTCATGACCGCCGACGACTGGAAAAAACTCGCCTGCGTCAGCGACCGCCGCGAATTCGCCGTCGACGACACCATCTGGCACGGCAACGGCCTCACCGCCGCCCGAGCCCTCCTCGACGACATGCGCCTCAACCTCAACGGCTACGTCACCGACTGA
- a CDS encoding DUF6585 family protein: MAETVVPGEDLDISRRIEETARREDLGAVRSVYPVGQRPGSGVWAWVTFGGLVIAAVISGVTGAHSGTRHWDGFFGMFAVFAFIIATGTSTRGWQYNRKLAGGRLELRERGLVIGFRDRPVGLRYDTVRVQQKLVRHKSNGVETGTSHTYTFFLPGKRIPVVIDHSFTGVLQWGPQIQQAIVNAQVPIVIERLRAGEKVEFGTLWITATEVGTLVDSAPWGQVTKLTISDGAVKLHSTKGPLNLRAKPIKDIPNFFVFQTLFEHLRQAHNPTAAG, translated from the coding sequence GTGGCGGAAACTGTTGTGCCCGGGGAAGATCTGGATATTTCGCGGCGGATCGAGGAGACTGCGCGGCGCGAGGATCTGGGAGCGGTGCGGTCGGTGTATCCGGTCGGGCAGCGGCCGGGCTCGGGTGTCTGGGCGTGGGTCACCTTCGGCGGCCTGGTGATCGCGGCTGTCATCAGCGGGGTGACGGGTGCGCACTCCGGCACGCGGCACTGGGACGGGTTCTTCGGGATGTTCGCGGTCTTCGCGTTCATCATCGCGACCGGGACCTCGACGCGCGGATGGCAGTACAACCGGAAGCTCGCCGGCGGGCGACTGGAGTTGCGTGAGCGCGGCCTGGTGATCGGATTCCGCGATCGGCCGGTCGGGCTCCGCTACGACACGGTCAGGGTGCAGCAGAAGCTGGTGCGGCACAAGAGCAATGGCGTGGAGACCGGGACCAGCCACACCTACACCTTCTTTCTGCCGGGCAAGCGGATACCCGTGGTCATCGACCATTCGTTCACGGGCGTGCTGCAGTGGGGCCCGCAGATTCAACAGGCCATCGTGAACGCTCAGGTGCCGATCGTGATCGAGCGGCTGCGGGCCGGGGAGAAGGTGGAGTTCGGAACCCTCTGGATCACCGCCACCGAAGTCGGCACCCTGGTGGACTCCGCACCGTGGGGACAGGTGACGAAACTGACGATCTCCGACGGTGCCGTCAAACTGCACTCGACCAAGGGCCCGCTCAACCTGCGCGCCAAGCCGATCAAGGACATCCCGAACTTCTTCGTGTTCCAGACCCTGTTCGAGCACCTGCGGCAGGCCCACAATCCCACTGCCGCAGGGTGA
- the nrdF gene encoding class 1b ribonucleoside-diphosphate reductase subunit beta, with protein MKLIDRVTAINWNRVQDEKDSEVWDRLTGNFWLPEKVPVSNDIPSWNTLTANEKQLTMRVFTGLTLLDTIQGTVGAVSLIPDALTPHEEAVLTNIAFMESVHAKSYSSIFSTLCSTREIDEAFRWSEENRNLQRKAEIVLEYYNGEDPLKRKVASTLLESFLFYSGFYLPMHWSSRAKLTNTADMIRLIIRDEAVHGYYIGYKYQKGLELVSEAEREELKSYTFELLFELYENEVEYTQDLYDEVGLTEDVKKFLRYNANKALMNLGYEGLFPKDECDVNPAILSALSPNADENHDFFSGSGSSYIIGKAVNTEDEDWEF; from the coding sequence GTGAAGCTCATCGATCGAGTAACCGCGATCAACTGGAACCGCGTACAGGACGAGAAGGATTCCGAGGTCTGGGATCGGCTCACCGGCAACTTCTGGTTGCCGGAAAAGGTCCCGGTCTCCAATGACATCCCGTCCTGGAACACGTTGACCGCCAACGAGAAGCAACTCACCATGCGGGTCTTCACCGGCCTCACCCTGCTCGACACCATTCAGGGCACGGTCGGCGCGGTCAGCCTGATCCCGGACGCGCTCACCCCGCACGAGGAGGCGGTGCTCACCAATATCGCCTTCATGGAGTCGGTGCACGCCAAGAGCTACAGCTCCATCTTCTCCACGCTGTGCTCCACTCGCGAGATCGACGAGGCCTTCCGCTGGTCCGAGGAGAACCGGAACCTGCAGCGCAAGGCCGAGATCGTGCTCGAGTACTACAACGGCGAGGACCCGCTCAAGCGCAAGGTCGCCTCCACCCTGCTCGAGTCGTTCCTGTTCTACTCCGGCTTCTACCTGCCCATGCACTGGTCCTCGCGGGCCAAGCTCACCAACACCGCCGACATGATCCGCCTGATCATCCGCGACGAGGCCGTGCACGGCTACTACATCGGCTACAAGTACCAGAAGGGTCTCGAACTCGTCTCCGAGGCCGAGCGCGAAGAGCTCAAGTCCTACACCTTCGAGCTGCTGTTCGAGCTCTACGAGAACGAGGTCGAATACACCCAGGACCTCTACGACGAGGTCGGCCTCACCGAAGACGTCAAGAAGTTCCTGCGCTACAACGCCAACAAGGCCCTGATGAACCTCGGCTACGAGGGCCTGTTCCCCAAGGACGAGTGCGACGTCAACCCCGCCATCCTCTCCGCCCTCTCCCCCAACGCCGACGAAAACCACGACTTCTTCTCCGGCTCCGGCTCCAGCTACATCATCGGCAAGGCCGTCAACACCGAAGACGAAGACTGGGAATTCTGA
- the mgtE gene encoding magnesium transporter, protein MTQTDLLSDVRRPEGDSLRDIVDRRHLTATVEWLDNHPPHLIADELARMDAVDAGMAFRLLDKDRALAVFEEFEPVDQQRILAGLRDQSFRELIEGMDPDDRARMLREAPAKVAKKVLAGLSPRERRVTAALLGYPEGSVGYYMTPEVVALPRNLPIAEALQTVRAKGATAETVYTLPVVDAGRRLIGVVELRDIVLARPDAMIAELVAAEPVSVRATDSAEKAARLMQGANLINLPVVDSEDRLVGLLTIDDAVEVIEAADSEDMARQAGTAPWQGHYMAAGVFQLARYRALWLLLLLVAATLTVTVTNFFEPTLEQAAHLALFIPLLIGSGGNVGAQAATTCVRALAVGEVRVSDLFRVIWRECRVGLLLGCMLAVVGMVIGSLFVGTKIAVVVGVALIIICGWAATIGGTMPLMAKRLRIDPAVISAPMVTTLVDATGLIIYFTTAKLVLGI, encoded by the coding sequence ATGACGCAGACCGATCTCCTGTCCGATGTCCGCCGCCCCGAAGGGGATTCGCTGCGCGACATCGTCGACCGCCGCCACCTCACGGCCACCGTGGAGTGGCTCGACAATCATCCCCCGCACCTCATCGCCGACGAGCTGGCCCGGATGGACGCGGTCGACGCCGGAATGGCCTTCCGCCTGCTCGACAAGGACCGCGCGCTGGCCGTGTTCGAGGAATTCGAGCCGGTCGACCAGCAGCGGATCCTGGCGGGCCTGCGCGATCAGAGCTTCCGCGAACTGATCGAGGGCATGGATCCCGACGACCGCGCCCGCATGCTGCGCGAGGCGCCCGCCAAGGTCGCCAAGAAGGTGCTGGCCGGGCTCAGCCCGCGCGAGCGTCGCGTCACCGCGGCGCTGCTGGGCTATCCGGAGGGGTCGGTCGGCTACTACATGACGCCGGAAGTCGTTGCGCTGCCGCGGAATCTGCCGATCGCCGAGGCGCTGCAGACGGTGCGCGCCAAGGGCGCCACTGCCGAGACGGTCTACACCCTGCCCGTCGTCGACGCGGGCCGCCGCTTGATCGGCGTGGTCGAGCTGCGCGATATCGTCCTCGCGCGGCCGGATGCCATGATCGCGGAACTGGTTGCCGCCGAACCGGTTTCGGTGCGCGCCACCGACTCCGCGGAGAAGGCGGCCCGGCTCATGCAGGGCGCCAACCTGATCAACCTGCCGGTCGTCGACAGCGAGGACCGCCTCGTCGGCCTGCTCACCATCGACGACGCCGTCGAGGTCATCGAGGCCGCCGACTCCGAGGACATGGCCCGGCAGGCCGGCACCGCGCCCTGGCAGGGGCACTACATGGCCGCGGGCGTGTTCCAGCTGGCGCGCTACCGCGCGCTGTGGCTGCTGCTTTTGCTGGTCGCGGCGACGCTGACGGTCACCGTCACCAACTTCTTCGAGCCCACCCTCGAACAGGCCGCGCATCTGGCGCTGTTCATTCCGCTGCTCATCGGCTCCGGCGGCAATGTGGGCGCCCAGGCCGCGACCACCTGCGTGCGCGCGCTCGCGGTCGGCGAGGTGCGGGTCTCGGATCTGTTCCGGGTGATCTGGCGCGAATGCCGGGTCGGCCTGCTGCTCGGCTGCATGCTGGCGGTGGTCGGCATGGTGATCGGCTCGCTGTTCGTCGGCACGAAAATCGCTGTGGTGGTGGGGGTTGCGCTCATCATCATCTGCGGCTGGGCCGCCACCATCGGCGGCACCATGCCGCTGATGGCGAAGAGGCTGCGCATCGATCCGGCGGTCATCTCCGCGCCCATGGTGACCACGCTGGTCGACGCGACCGGTCTGATCATCTACTTCACCACCGCCAAGCTGGTGCTGGGCATCTGA